ACATCTACAAACATAATATCAGAGGGCAAGCATCTTAGGCAAAATCTGTGCATAAAGAGACAAAGAAGGTAATTGGCACGCATATCATTCCAAGTTGACATTTCTTCCTTTTCGAAAAAAGAAGTTGACATTTCTTAGATTCCTAATTAATACACATAGTTTGACTACCAAGTTAGTTGCTGCATAAATATGTGGGTGGTTATTTACTGAACTTAATCGATGCAATCATTCATAGCCATGCCTGCAGACTATGTGGCTCACCTGTTGGGTCAGGACCCTCACTCTTGCAAGCAAAGCAAGGACTGCAGTGCAAAGTTCTACAAAAAAAGATCTGGCAAGTAAAAAGCTGATCTGACTGTAGTATGGATTAAGGAACTTTGGATAGGTAGCAATCAACTCCGAAtgaaagttactacgagatttgttTCCTTTTCAGTGGCAAGCTAAGTGTGGGTGTACACCTTATTTTATTTCTGCTAAGAAAATAACAGAACCAAAAAGAAAAAGGATACACTGCTCCCTTCATAACAGGTTCGGCCATCTGCACAAAATACAGAAAGCATTAGTGTTTTCCCTCTGATGTGCAAACCAAGTAAGCTATCCCCGGTCTCGAAGTTGATCAAGAATTATCTGTAAACTGCAACGACTCATCCAGAAGTATGTATCATGCAGTTAGAAAATATAGAATTTCTCGGGTAATGAGCTTCATGTACCATATAAGAGTTTATACTAAATACATCGGAAACCTTCCAAACATGCAGGGACAATCACAACACTTTGCTGATGTATCCTTAGTTAGCTAAACAAAAGAAGTAAAACAACCGGGCAATATTGGTAGACTTCCACAGATTCAAATTTCAATATTGCATAACTCGTTACTTGAAAACAACCACAAGGAACAAAAGTTATGCTCTATCAACAGAGATACTGCATTTATGATTCCACCAAAATATTTAATTCAGCTGCAATAGGATAGTCTGCAAAATGCAACCAGTGTCAACAGACAACAAAACGCACCTGGGACAGCAAACGGGCAACCCCCAAAAGCCTCTTATAGTGGCTATGGTTTGCACCAGGCTTCCTCTTACCCTGCCTGTAAAAGAAAACATTAAGCAATAACCTGAATAGCAGACTAATATAATTATAGCATCATTGTACCAAGAATAAAAGCAAACGAAATAATCCGAACTGCCAAGAAATTAAGCACTGCTCATAGAAGTAGAAACTTCTAGCTAAGCTTACAGTCATCGTGAATAAATATTTCTTTGTTATCTCCTAGGATCAATATAAGGACCACAAATATCATCACAGGACCAAACGATGTCCCCAACATGAAGGATTTGTGCAAGGACATTACTTCTACCATGGTGTACCATACACATAATTTTCTTTTTGCGATTGACACACACATAATAAATGACAAAGATTGTTTTACAGAGGAGCACAACAGCACCAGGGATGCGAAACCTGACGAACCTGTTCGGAACAAGAATAGTGTTGGCCGGCTTACGACAGGTGATGACCGGGAACACGGCGTTGATGACCTCCGCAAGATGGGCACCAAGCAGCAGCTTCAGGTCCCTCCGCACCTACGCACCCAATGGAAACACATACAAATCACACGCATCAGTGCAGAGCCACTCACCAGAAAAGGTGGGGGAGGGGGGCGTGCACCTAGGCGTACCTTGAGGAGGTACTGGAAGTAGGCTGCGCCGCGGTGCTGGTTCCGGTGCTTGTAGACAAGGCGCTCGAGAACTCCGGCCTCCGCCTGCAGGTGGCGCAGCGCCGCCCGCAGGCGATGCTCCTCGCCCTCCTCCGCCGAACCCTCCTGACGCTGTGCCATGGCGGCCTCTCCGAGCTTGGTATCTGCCATGTCTAGGTCGTGGATGGGTGTAGAACTTAAACTCAAATGCTCCACGATCCAACAAAGTACATAAAACATGACAAATGCTACAAATAATAATGCATGAATTGGTAACGAAAATCATCAACTTAAGTCAACAAATCGAAAACAAAAATACACTGGTCAAGAGGTAATTAGAAATTACCCAGCAGCAGTGGTGGATCTACGATTTTGAAACAGGGTAGTCCACTCTAAAAATATTACAATAAATGTGGCATACCAATAGAACAACAGAAATTGATCAATATGATCTTACAAACATATGAAAAATTCTCAAATAAGTTTTGATTTTGCATTaaaaaaacttgaaaagttcaaagaagacTATGTGCATGTGTTCATTCTTCCACATTTGATACATATATGTAATCATGTGGACCTAGTTGACATTCTGTTCTTCAATATGACAATGACATTTGTTGATTCAAAAACTGAGAGTTTGACCCAAACTGAAACAACTCAGTTGTAAGCAGTAACATTTCTGAaaattacagctcaagatgccacaTGAATCCAGAAAACGGATCCAAACTGAAACAATTCAGTAGTAAGTAGTAACATTCCTGGGCAGAATTCCGTAGTAAGTAATACATTACAATTTTCAAAGGAGCACAGCAAGCCTAAATTCTTAACTAGAAGTACTGGCAGGTGGCGGCACGACGAGCAATGAGCAAACAGAAATTTGGGAACAAGCAGAAATCTACCTCAAACGTGGCAGGTCGCTGCTTGCCTTCTGCAGCTGCCCAACGCCGGGCGTCGACTGCCGACTGCGGTCTCGGCGGCTGGGCGCGGTGGCGCGGGGCAGGGGCTGGGCGGGGCGGGTAAAGTCGACGGCGAGGCACGGAGCCAGGCGGCGAGTTAGGGCGGCGAGGTCGGCGGGAGCGCAGAGGGGAATCGGGAACGGGAGGCAGTGCGCAGCGGCTGTCCTGACGGCTACCGCGGGCCTCAGCTGTGTTTGCTGGGCACGCGTAGAATATGGGCTGGCACGGCACGCACGGCCCATCTGGCACGTTAGCGAGGGGGAGGAGCTAAATTAGTCCAAAAATGTCAGGTTTTTTTTATAAAAAGTGGTGCACGCCCCTCTCATCTCTTACACTCAAACCCCCTCTCATTTCTCACACTCAAACATGGATGATCTCAACTAGTTCCACTTCAATGCAAGGGATTTCGATATTCACATACCCGAGTTTGCCGATCCCACTGCCCACGTTATGACCATGTATCCTTCTTCTGACGAGAATACACAATCACCATCCGGCCCCCAATCCACTACTGCCAACACTACCTCCACCACCACCGGTACAAGAAGGGTTCGTCGCAAAACCACAAAGTGCTGGACTACTTCAATGGTGAAATTGTTGTGGAGGGTGATGTCAACGTGCTTAAAGCTAGATGCAAAAGATGTGTGGTCTTATATTTaaggaggggggggggcaaggTGGAACGGACACCCTAAATACACACAAATTGGCACACATCAAGAAGGACGAGGAGACTGTGGGAAGACAGACCACGCTCAAGTTCAACCCTAACGGTTCGGTACATAATTTCACCTATGATGTTAATGTCAAAAGAGAAAATATTTGTCATTTAATTGCTTTTAATGATTTACCATTAAGTTTTGGTGAGTTTGAAGGTTTTACGGAACATAATCAAACTGCTTTTCCATCACCAACTGGTAGAAGATGCTAGCATTGACATTGTTTGGTCAATTCTAGTGTTGAAATTCTTGGGAGAATATCATACAAAAACCAACACTCGGTAgaaaccggtgaaaaccacgagaaaaagttgttttgaagttttaaaaattatttaaaaatacgggatgttaagaggatgattttattgccacgcaaaatttcaagttgaaacacattatgagatgtgagctatgaaaaagacaaaatcagcgtTGAATAGTGCCAAACAGTAATGTCATTATTCAGggctgaatttgtctttttcatagctcacaactCGTAATGTGTTTGAACTTGAAATTTTGCATGGCAATAAAACATCACCCTCTTAACATCCCttaattttttcagattttttcgaaacattaaaatatggttttcaCAAAGTTTTCATTgaatgttggtttccgtatgatattctAGCGAAATTCTTTTCTACGGAAATGCTAGTGTTAACATTGTCAAAACTGTTTTAGGTTTGTCAATCTAAAAATATATGTGGCTTCAATTTCTTTTTCTACAATCACTTGTTACTTTACTTAAACTCGATAACCATCACAATACAAGGCTTTGGATAGACCTCCCCCCAActcccaaaataaaataaaatataataACTTCTATGACTAAGAATTACACCAGGATTTCTCTGAGCTCCTATGACTAAGAATTAATACTGAGGCTTTAATAAAGATACTTCAATCAGATCGGACTAGAGGTGTCGCCACGTGCATATCTGCACAAACTTGACTACCTTTAAAAGTTTTCTAAAGTACCATGAGTTCTTCATCCAAAAATAGGGAAGCCATGAGTGTTTCGCAATTGGGGCGGGAGTCCTTTAGAAGTACAGGTCTCTGAACCATAAAATCTTCATCAAAACAGCAGAGAAACACTCCAAAGCCACCACAAAAGATCACATAGAAAAATCAGCCACAAACGCAATCTCATCGGATCCGCATGAACGCATCTGTGAGGATATATATAAACCTAAATTTTGCAAGATCAAACCTACAAAGAGAAGACAATCTGGCTTCATGGTGCAACCTAGTAGATATCATATGACAATAGAAAAACCAAAGAAACTTTATTCCTAAAGGTGTTGCACTCTCGGCTCGAGCTTCCCCAATGAAGACCCTAAACCTCGTATTAATGTAGACTTCTGAACATGCCTAGCAGGATTCAAGGTCTTCCACTTTGCCACATGCGCCCGGAGGCAAGGGTATCATTTAGATCACAACAACCGCTCAAACCCTAGTTGGCTTCTGTCTTCCAGGTACCTCTAGGGTTTCAAGTTTGACAACATTACACATGTGGAGCATTATAATAGATTGTGCCTGAGCTTCTAGCTATGTACAGGCCCTACTTCGGCTTTGTTAAGGGATAACATGAAGGTGGACCCGACGGTGACCTCGTGTGAGGGACAAGCTTCGCATTTGCCATTGCAACAACTGGAGGTGAACCCGCTTGGGCGCTCATATGTGCTTGGCGCCCACTTCTCCCCCGCTGACACATCATCCTGGTGCCCTCTTTGCAAAAGATTTTTGTGGCGTTCTCGCCAGCTTGGAGGCTTCTCGCCCTGGATTTGGAAGGGTGGTTGCTTGCCTCCTTACAGGGACGACAATCAAGGGCAAAAGCAAAGAAGGTAGGTGATTGCCCTCGGACCAGCATCCCGAAGGAGAAGTCGCTCAAAGTGCAAGGGCAAGAAAAGTGACATCATAGGAAATGCGTCCGCAACTGCTTGATGGAAGATCTTCGGTCCCTCGGCTCGTCCAGAAGGTTGCATTCGTTATTGTCGTTTTGCTGTTGCACATTTCCGTTTGTTGATGTGTTCTCGTGAGCGTCCTGTTGCATTGTTTGATTGTATCTGAAATTGCGGTTGTTGTGTGTTTGAAGAGTTTGATGGGTTGTGTTGTATGCGGTCATGGGGTTTCACACCTTGTGAGTAGTCCACTTATGGTTTGATTGTATCGGTTGTCACACGGTTTTTTTTAATTAACTTGGCAATTCTCACCTTCATAGTTAATCGAACAGGCAAAATGTTTGCCTCCATTTAAAAAAAATAGATGAAGAGGAAGTTGCACCGAGACACAATTTTTGGGCCTCTTTCCTCTAGACAAAGAATGCATTATTGCACGCAGTTAATAAAAGTTTGCATTGCACGTCTTTGTTTGCtaggatttttcttcttcttttgaacggctttttttaGGGAATTCTTGTGAACGTATGCTAGTTGGTACAAAGCGTGCTGGGCGAAAGTTTATTTTAGGTATGAAACCGAAAGAGTTTGATAATGAGCAGAGCTGTTACGCACCGAGGGAGACTAGACTGAGAAATCGATGAACCATACAGCTTTCAGCAGCAAGACCTTGTAATCTACAGCAACATAAAGAACAAGGACGCTGGGGCCAAAACATTAATTCTACCGAACTGACTGGCATGTTTCCTCAGCTAGGGCGAAAATGGCCCACACGTAAGTATATACCGTAAGTCATCCTATATAAGTACACGTGCCTTGTGCAGTTATCTCCACAGTTTTGAGCACAACCCTTTCTGTATTTTCCTGCACCTTGTAGGTTAATTGGAGCTTAGATTTCTCAGAGAGAACGAACGACTACGTAGATGGTGACTTCCGAGAGAAGTGCAATTCTTGTTGCACTGTTGTGCATGTGCTTTGTTGTGACCCATGCATGCGACGGTATGTGTTGATTAATAAGTTCCCTGACCAAGTTCCCTCCTAATCAAGCGCTGTTGTATAATGCTAGTTGATTCATAATTGTGGGCATGTGACTCTGGCACACGTTTGTCTTCCCTTCTCCTTCACATCTGCCAGTTATATATATGTTAAAAGAATAAAACCTGTATGTAAAGGTCCCATCTCTATTTCTGGTTTCTTATCAGTTAGTCCTCTTCACTCTTTTCATATTTCTCTTGAAATGGAATATCTGAGCTTTAAAGTGAAAAAGGTATATTTCACTAAAAAAATACTCCAGTATTATTCAGATTATAATCATTTCACTATACATGAATGGTATACACCAAAGAATGGCGGCAAACGGGATCTAAAATAGATGCGAGGTTGTTTCATCTTGTCACAAAACAACATCTTGTACAATCTTGCCATCTTCATCTTTCCTATTGCAACTTGCACAAAGTTTCATCTTGATGTATGATTTCTTATCTATACTTTCTGACTCAAAGGAAATGGCGTGAGATTCGGGTACAGTGGGAGAACTGGCCCGGAGCATTGGGGGAGCTTAAGTCCTAATTTCACGGTTTGCTCAAATGGAATCTACCAGTCTCCAATTGACATCGTGAGAGATGGTGCTGTACACGACCCAGGAATGGAGCCCCTAGAGAGGGATTACACTTCTACAAATGCTTCAATGGTTGACAACGTCTTCAACATTGCGGTTTGCTCCGAGCCTCTCTCAACCAAATGGTTCTTTATATCAACGAATATAAAATGTACACATACAAGCACGACGATACCTGACTTAGCTTATCTTTATTTTGTTTGTCTTATAGTAATTTGCTTCGTTTGCACTTAGCTTATCTTTATTTTGTTTGTCTTATAGTAATTTGCTTCGTTTGCGAGTTCTTTCTTCCTGGATGGGCTTTCTAGCTTTGTTTTCCTTTGATGTTTTGGTTGTATAACTTCATTAATTTGTCACATCGATGTGGTGTAATAAAATATACGCATTGTGGAAAAAAAAACTTCATCATATTGTGGTCTTCTATATAATGTACGAGTGACTATTATAACCTGTTTCATGAAATATGTATTCTACTACGTACACGTAATCTCCTAGTTTAAAGTAATGTGTATTATGAAATCATTATGCCAACTGAATGATGTAGCTGCGATACAATGACACTGTTGGGACTGTCAAGGTGGATGGGAAGAAGTACAAACTGAAGCAATTGCATTGGCACTCTCCCTCAGAACATACCATCAATGGCCAAAGGTTCACATGTACACTTTTGAGATTTGGGAAGGATTCAATTTCCCTTGTACTAACTATGTGCACCACTCTCTTACCCTGGTAGATTTGCGGTAGAGCTCCACATGGTTCACACCACCGATGATGGTGACATTACTGTTGTGTCAATCCTTTATCGTTACGGAAAACCAGATCCTTTCCTTCACCAGGTAAATCATTGTGATAAGAAAAAGGGAATTTGTTGCTACTATATGTACTATCACTATCGCACTGTAGAACACTACACGGTGTATATCACCGAGATATGAAATGGTCAGTAGCTGTTAGTTAGTCAATTGAGTAGTTTATATACATTTAATACAAAGCTCTGTTTTATATGAATAGTCGGGAGACATTGACCTGTTTCAAGAACTGAATAACACGATCACAACTTGTAATTTGATTTCTAATCAATATGTATTGGACTTATATGTTGAACCAGATGACTAGGACACGCCTAATGACGTCAATTGCTTGGTCTACATGCATTTCGGTTTGACTATTTGCTTTGTATTGTACTCATAGATAAAGGATAAGTTGGTTGAATTGTCTGCGGAGGGCTGCAAAGCTGAGAAAGGTGATCCTCTCCCCATTGGGATGGTGAATATGAGGGAACTAATGCAGGGTGCACATAGGTATTTCAGATATGTTGGATCTCTCACCGCACCACCATGCACAGAGAATGTGATCTGGAACATTCTTGGCGAGGTATTCCATCTGCTCAAATGTCGAAAATAGTGTGGAAACTTTAACTTCACATGATGTTTATGCAATGGGAGTTACTAATCTATATATACTTTGAGATGTGTCGCAGATAAAAGAAATGACAAAAGAGCAGGCTGCTACTTTGATGGCTCCTCTGAAGGGGAGTTACAAGCATAACTACAGGCCGCTACAATCACTGAATGGCCGCACCGTACAGGTCTATGATAGGTCGCGCAATGTTCAAAATATCCTTTAGCCAACTGAAGTTCGATCCATGGTGAACTATTTTGCTTGGTGCCAATCCAGAACAATGAAAGAAGCGTAAGGTGACATGATAGATTGCAATAAAATGTAGCTCGTGGCATTGGTACTTGTGTGTGCAAGAACATAAATTATAATCATGGCCATTATCATGTATTCTTGTGTAACCATTGGGTTGTTGTTTGGATATTAATACCAATTAGTGAAATGTCAAATAAGGAAATTTTCTAAAGTAAAATAACAATGAAACTTTGTTGTCTGAATGGTGTTAGAAATGTTCTGTTGTCCATTTTGTTGATAAATCTGAAAGAACACCATGATGTGAAATGCAATATCATTTTCCTTAAACCAAAGAATTCGAATGGCACCAAAACTAAATTGATTCATCCACTTGTGGATATTGTATGGTGGGTGGAGTTTTAGCCCACTATTTCAAGACGAGGGTATAGCGGTATTGATGTCGTTCACGTTGGCTGAGCAATAAGTGTTACTGGTATAACCTTTGGCACGCCTTGCCACACCCTTAAGAAGACACACAAAGATTGGCACAGAGAGCAAAACCTCATGCATGGGGTCCTGATCAATTCTGAGAGGATTAAAACCTCATGGGATGAGAAAAATAGTTGTTAGTCTAAGCACGGCAATGAGATATCTTGCCTTACTGGGTGGCGAAGAAAAATTTGGTCCTGCTGTATTGTATGAATGGCTTTTTATCTAGTGATTGGGTGGCATACTTGCATGATCTTCTATACCCATATATACAATAAATTACATCAAACCATCACAAGTTGGAGCAATATCCACTTCTTTTGATAGCTCTAGTTCTCAATTGAGAGCGTTTTGACCGCTGATTTGATGACCCAGAACCATTTGTGAGGACCGACATGATAGCACACATAGAAGGTACATTGAGGTGGGGGCACCCCACCGGCTAGATATATCTCCTTCTGGCCACCCCTTTCTCCTTCCACATGTTATTATTGCTGCTTGCACCATTGTTGT
Above is a window of Triticum dicoccoides isolate Atlit2015 ecotype Zavitan chromosome 5B, WEW_v2.0, whole genome shotgun sequence DNA encoding:
- the LOC119305828 gene encoding alpha carbonic anhydrase 1, chloroplastic-like is translated as MVTSERSAILVALLCMCFVVTHACDGNGVRFGYSGRTGPEHWGSLSPNFTVCSNGIYQSPIDIVRDGAVHDPGMEPLERDYTSTNASMVDNVFNIALRYNDTVGTVKVDGKKYKLKQLHWHSPSEHTINGQRFAVELHMVHTTDDGDITVVSILYRYGKPDPFLHQIKDKLVELSAEGCKAEKGDPLPIGMVNMRELMQGAHRYFRYVGSLTAPPCTENVIWNILGEIKEMTKEQAATLMAPLKGSYKHNYRPLQSLNGRTVQVYDRSRNVQNIL